A portion of the Babylonia areolata isolate BAREFJ2019XMU chromosome 16, ASM4173473v1, whole genome shotgun sequence genome contains these proteins:
- the LOC143290733 gene encoding carbohydrate sulfotransferase 9-like produces the protein MRKRRDILSRFCSTEGEGGSAIFRTNSIVFKHRPLLYCPVGKIASTFLTRFFVAAEDTNPVVSPYVISADKALRMRRKRTGNYILFAPLSQMVSAGAKERQFLERLTRVLFVRCPFHRLWSAYVDKLLFPNPHYWKMWGYPAMRELTTPADALRPNRSSAKAGDTSSSSSPECGQSVTFSQFLHFTVNHLHKHDTHVRPVSEECAPCYANYDVIGHVETLTSDTLYLAGLLHLNVTTLRGLRWEEEHAKDAIREGVKQVFDKFAPLISECMGMDVAGRRLWQVLQIRGIISGRIPYPVGFSQGSVTAAAFEDALLKAHSRSAGFAEELEQQRRVAFMSAYQSVSKELKDRMREVYAADFKMFGFEERLEL, from the coding sequence ATGCGCAAGCGACGAGACATCCTCTCCCGCTTCTGCTCCacggagggtgaaggggggagcgCCATCTTCAGAACCAACAGCATAGTGTTTAAGCACCGCCCTCTCCTCTACTGCCCTGTCGGCAAAATCGCCTCCACCTTCCTCACCAGATTCTTCGTCGCTGCCGAAGACACCAACCCGGTGGTGTCCCCTTACGTCATATCTGCCGATAAAGCCTTACGCATGCGCAGAAAGCGGACCGGAAACTACATCTTGTTCGCGCCGTTGAGTCAGATGGTTAGCGCGGGGGCGAAGGAGAGGCAGTTTTTGGAGAGACTGACGCGGGTGTTGTTTGTGCGTTGCCCTTTCCACCGTCTGTGGTCGGCGTATGTGGACAAGCTGTTGTTCCCCAATCCGCACTACTGGAAGATGTGGGGCTACCCAGCTATGCGTGAGCTGACAACTCCTGCTGATGCGCTTCGTCCTAACCGCAGCTCGGCCAAAGCAGGGGacacatcatcctcatcatctccgGAATGCGGTCAAAGCGTGACTTTCTCCCAGTTCCTCCATTTCACCGTCAACCACCTTCACAAGCATGACACCCACGTCAGACCCGTCAGCGAAGAATGCGCGCCCTGTTACGCCAACTATGACGTGATCGGTCACGTGGAGACGCTGACGAGCGACACGCTGTACCTGGCCGGCCTGCTTCACCTGAACGTCACCACACTGAGAGGACTGCGCTGGGAAGAGGAGCACGCCAAAGACGCCATCAGGGAAGGCGTGAAGCAGGTCTTTGACAAGTTTGCGCCGCTGATCAGCGAATGCATGGGGATGGACGTTGCTGGAAGAAGACTGTGGCAAGTGCTTCAGATTCGAGGCATCATCAGCGGGAGGATTCCCTATCCTGTCGGGTTCTCTCAAGGCTCTGTCACCGCCGCGGCGTTTGAAGATGCTCTGCTGAAAGCGCACTCCCGAAGTGCCGGATTTGCAGAGGAGCTGGAGCAGCAAAGAAGAGTCGCTTTCATGTCTGCGTACCAGAGTGTCAGCAAGGAGCTGAAAGACAGGATGAGAGAAGTGTACGCTGCTGATTTTAaaatgtttgggtttgaagaGCGTCTGGAGCTGTGA